In the Burkholderia glumae LMG 2196 = ATCC 33617 genome, one interval contains:
- a CDS encoding DUF2164 domain-containing protein, which yields MSIELTKPTRDEAVGSLQRYFEQHMDEPIGNVTAGALLAFFLEEIGPSIYNQAVADAQEHLQRRVAELDFEVHEDEFPYWPKHAPKPKTRK from the coding sequence ATGAGCATCGAACTGACGAAACCGACCCGCGACGAGGCCGTCGGCTCGCTGCAGCGCTACTTCGAACAGCACATGGACGAGCCGATCGGCAACGTCACGGCCGGCGCGCTGCTCGCGTTCTTCCTCGAGGAAATCGGCCCGTCGATCTACAACCAGGCGGTGGCCGACGCGCAGGAACACCTGCAGCGGCGCGTGGCGGAACTCGATTTCGAAGTCCACGAGGACGAATTCCCGTACTGGCCGAAGCACGCGCCGAAGCCGAAAACACGCAAGTAA
- the pqqA gene encoding pyrroloquinoline quinone precursor peptide PqqA: MSKWIKPAYTDLRLGFEITMYISNR; encoded by the coding sequence ATGTCCAAGTGGATCAAGCCCGCCTATACCGACCTGCGCCTCGGTTTCGAAATCACGATGTACATTTCGAATCGTTGA